The genomic region GACTTGAGACTAGCATGTCTGTATCTGGAGAAACTCCTGCTAAACTTTTCTAAAAATATTCTCTCCAAACAAGTACATTCCGGTGACTGTTTGCACATGTATTTATATGCCTCTTTGAGCCTACTTTTTCCCACTTGGTCTAGCCTTTTAGGTATCCATTATCAATTTAGGTGTTGAAGCTGATGAACGAAGTTGAGAAAGGGAACAGTATGTACCTTTTTGGACTGTGTGCCAAGATCTATACTAAATTACTAATACAATATATGTACAGAAAACAATAATTTTAGCACTATTATTATCATTAGTCTTATTACAATTAGTGATGCTTGCTGTTGCTCAGAAGAGTACTATTGATTTTAGCACTACTATCATTTTCTGTTACTGTTACTTTTCTGGGTTTCCCCAAAAAGTCTATGTAACAGAAGTTATTAGAGTTTTGATTGACTAAAGTATATTCTTAACAATTATAGACTAGAATACGAAAGATTGTGTAATAAAATTGGGAATATTAGTGGCAAATTATGTTTAGCCCTGTCTTTGCATCCTCAATAACCATCACCTTTCTTTTATATAGATTCTTACACCATATGTATGTAATTTATATACCATGTTCAAGCTGAAAATAATTCTCACTAGGTAGTAGTACAATTATAGTGTTGAATCAACTGTTACGCTTACAATCTTTCATTCGTATTTGGATTTGTCATATTCACTATATGTAGATAGATTCTTGATATAGTTTCTATTATTTTCATTGATTTGATTCTAGATTTGGTAGGTTGGTGCCGGCCTTCCTGTCATATCATCCTTACATCGCGTACTTTCCTCTGGTGATCCTGTCCGCCGCATTATTGGGAGTTTGAGTGGTATCAAACTTTTCCATAGAATTCAGTAGCTGATTCTGTTAGAATTAGTTTTCCTTTGGCCTTCTTACATGTCAATATATCTAGACATTGGTGATTATATGTGTTGTATCTCATATTTATGTCATAGGAACCTTGGGGTATGTTATGAGTGAGGTCGAAGATGGAAAGCCAATTGGTGAAGTTGTGCGATCTGCTAAAAATCTGGGTTACACCGAACCAGGTACATTTGATTTTATTTTTTTTTCCCCATTTTTTGATAGTTTCATAACAATAAATCTCTCATAATGAAGAACTTAGGTCTTGAAATTCTTCACTGTCAATTATGATTGCAGATCCACGTGATGACCTCAGTGGGATGGATGTTGCAAGAAAGGTTTGGATCTGGTTTCCGTTCTTACCTTAAGTTCATGAAATCATTAGTTTCTCTAGTCTAGGCTTGCATCATAGATGCGATCAAAAAGGTAAATGGTACAGCTTTTGGAAACAATTCGTAAGTACTTTAGATTGAACATTCAGCTTTAACCTCAAAAACAAAGAGCGCTTTCACATTCGATTGTTATCAGAAACATTTAAACTTTGAAAATACTATGGAATTTGACCCAGAAAAGAAGACGAGAAAAGAGTATGAAGGATACCTAGTCTTGATAATTTTATGTAGTATTGAAATCTCATACAACTAAAATGAAAATTACAAATGAAGAAAAGGACAAATAAACTGAAGTAGTGTTAGATGATTCTATCTACTTAGAAAATCTTTCTTTTGGTAAGGTATGATTGAATAATGTTGGGTTTTGCAATACCTCATAAATTTCTCATATCATCTTTAACAGGCTTTGATACTTGCTAGGCTTCTCGGTTGGCGTATTAATTTGGATGACATTAAGGTTGGTACTTTGGATGTAGATATATTCCCATATACTTGCTCAACTGCAATTTTTTTTTTCATTTATTTATTCATATAGTTTTTGTTGAACTGTTGTTGTGGCTATTTGGTTTTATAGATTCAGAGCTTGTATCCTAAAGAAATGGCACCTGGTATTATGTCTGTGGAAGAATTTCTGGGAAGTGGGCTACAATTGCTTGATAAAGGTATCAAAGAGAGAGTCTCTATGGCATCTTTGAGTGGGAATGTGCTACGTTATGTCTGTGTAATTGAGGCCTCAAGGTACTATTTCTGTTTTTTTTTATTTATTTATTTCTATTCAAATTTAATAGGTTACGCCAAGCATTCTTGAGCATATATTCACGTGTATTTTTCTGCTAGTTTTCTGTGTTTCAATACACGTCTTAGCTAGATGCTGTCATCATTAAAGTGTGAAGGTGCTGTTTAAATTTGTTATGAAGGTACCAGGGTTCACTGAATGGATTATTTGAATAAGATGGAAGTGATGTTGAAGCAGATGGATTGAATCTGCTAAAGGAGTGCATAAGCTATACTTAGATCACATAGATTGGGTAGGGCTAATTATCTACTGAAAACAGAAAATCAACCAAGTTTTTCCTGTCTATCTTGAATGGCCGAGTATAATCAATTGTTGTTTTTCCATGCTGGCTACAGTCTTGATTCTACTGCAAATAGATTGGGTTGGATTATTATCATCTACTGCATCTATAAACTCAATTAGTTTTTGCCAGTCTATCTCCAATGGCTTCATATAATTAAAGTTGTGACTTTCGGTACTGGCTAGTCATGATACTTTATCTTCTTCTTTTTTGGTCCGCTATAACGTTTTGGCCAAAATGAATATAAAATTTTAAAATTTTATGCACAAGCTGTACACATGACTGCTTGCTACATCAGCTAAGCTTGGCTCTTGCTCTTAATTGGGTAAAGACATGTTATTTTTGTATCTCCCTATTCTAAAACTTCTATTGCATATTTCCAAAGTCAGAAAGATACAATAAGTTACCAGTATTATGATTCTTGCAGAGCTCTTCATGAATGAGACTATGCGTCTCATTTCTTGGTTAACTACAAAGAGGAAAGGATTAGATTAGTACTTTACTACTTGCGCCTTTTATAGAAATACTTGAATATTCTAGAAAATATGTTCATTTCCAGCCATGAGAATGATATATAGTTCCTCCAGATGTTTACTGACCTGCTGTAGTACTTGGTGGGGTTAGAAGTCAGGTATACCGGCTTGCTTAACATGCTAGTTATACTCACAACTCTGGGCAAGGGTGAGTCCTGTATGAGATCCTTTGTGCTGGGATGTAGTTGAAAAGTTTCATGTAGGGAAACATTGGTGAGCATGATGAGTTGAGTAGGATCTTAATAAAGTTATGACTGCAATAAGAACTGCCTTGACTTGGGAAGTGACTGGTCTGTGCATAGACGAAATTCTGCTCATGAATTGTCTTGTCCCCCTTTTCTTTGAAAGTAATTATTTTCTTATTTATAAATTGAATTGGTTCAGTCACTTTTCTCCTATGTTAATACGACTGGATGATTCTTGGTGTATTTATCTTCATATTTCTTGAATTTTATTTTAATATAATTTCTTTCTCCTGTAAATCCCAAATCAATGGCCAGATTTTTCTCATATGCATTGTAATTTTGTTTTTATTAAAAACACAAATGGTGAAGATTGTCTCGGCATAATTTTGGAGGATTAGTCAAATTTGTAGTGATTAGTAAAGTACCTTAAATGAGTCCGGGTTTGGTCACAGTTAGTCTCTGCCATCATATAGGTTTCAAAAAAAAATTGGAGACTTCTGGTAAAATCTTAAAATGTTCACAATATGTTATAACATCTAATTGCTGGACTCAACCTAAGTGTAATGGAGTGTTACATGATGACCAAAATTGCCAAATTAAAATATACAGCTACGAGATTTGCAAGACAGGCAAATTACTGGCACAGAAAACACAGTTAGCTCATTATATATTTACACTTGCAACTTGGGGTGAACTAGGATAAACTTAAAGAGGTTTCTGAATGTGGGTATCTTTAATTTACACTCGAACCATGGAGAAAGAGGAGCCTCCATTTCGGACCTAGTTTTAAGACCAATATTAATTCGAACCCAAATAATAAAAGCACGTATAACATAGTTAAGTAGTGAGGTAATTGGAAAACAGAATACATATGCAGTAACGTCAGTGTCTTCAGTATTCTCTGAACATTGATTTGTACTGGATGTAATTCTAATATATTTATGTATGTAACTATATATATATATATATACAGCCCATCTCGGCTGCGGACCTCCGCACCGAAGGTTTCGGTGCGGATTTCCATTTTTGCACCACTTTCTGATCGAATTTCCTCATCTCCACCGTCTAGTATCTAGATAATATTGTGTGGATTTCCATTTTTGCACCACTTTCTGATCGAATTTCCTCATCTCCACCGTCTAGTATCTAGATAATATTGTGTAGATCATCTCTGCAAAATTTCAGCCAATTTGGTGATCGTTAAGGCCCTCAAACTCGAGTTTTTCTGGTATGAACACAACCGGACATAATTCAGTCCGTCCATTTGTTTTTCGAGTTTGAGGGCCTTAACGGTTACCAAATTAGCTAAAATTTTGCAGAGATTATCTACACAATATTATCTAGATACTAGNNNNNNNNNNNNNNNNNNNNATATATATATATATATATATATATATATATATATAACGTTTTTTAGGTGGAATCAGCTCACGTTTTCTAGTGACCCTTTCATATGATGCTAATTACCAAAGCTGTTGGTAGGTGTGAAGTTGGCATTCAAGAGCTTGCAAAGGATTCTCCTTTAGGAAGACTGAGAGGAAGTGACAATGTGGTAAGTCAGAATATCTTCTCATTTTGTTTCCTGTATAATGAAGATAGAATACTTTTACCATCAGACACAATCAGAAATTTTAGCTTGGAGTTATTATACGAGTGGGAAATATAATATATAGCTTACAACACTTAATTCGATAATAACAATCTATGTGTTGTATTCTAGTTTTCATGGATGAGATGTCATTCGGAAACAGTTCTATGAATCTTATTGCCAAAATTATCATTCAAAAGCACGAGGGAGGCGAACTTTGGAACTCTTACGAGACGTTCAAGTCTCATATGTAGCCGAGATTAGGGTCCTAAGTTCTGTGTTTTAAATGATATGGAGTTATAATCTAAAGCATTTACTCTGATTGAGGACATGAGCATAATTGTCTCTCAAGAGCAGTGATTTGAAATTCCAGTTCATTAAAGGAGGAAAATCTCCTGGTGTCCAAAGAGGATGATCATTTATTATTAATTTGTTTCTTTAAGTGCTGAGACTGTTATGCAGAGAACCAATGGTGTGGTACGTTTTAACATGGAATATAAGAACCATATGACCAGTGCATGGTTCTGAATATGTTGGAGGCGCAAGATATGGAACTTATAGGGTACACATTGTATCATGATGGTTGCTGCATATATTAGCCTAGTTTCATGTCCCTTAGTTGCACCTTTTCTTCAATTCTATAAAGAAAATTAGAATAAAATAAAAAATGGAATGAAAATCGAAGGACAAATCTTGAACTCTCATAGAATCCATCAAAATTTTTTGTAGTATCAAACATCCAAAGAATGAGCTGTTGATGGTTTTTTGAAGTTTGTAGTAAAAATTAGGTTCGTTATATATGCTTAATAAACTGACTTTTGGGAGATAATAATACACTATCACTCAAAAATAAAGTAAAACATTTGTAATAGAAACTATATATGGCTCATGTCTTGTCTTGTTATGTACTGTATAGTCACTCATGTTATTTTATGAAATTTTTTTTTCTTTTTTCTTTTAATAGATCCAACAAAAAGAATTCCTACCAGCCCAACGCACCATCTCTACTTTTATGTAGTAATGTCTTGTAATACAAAAGAGATTTGGCTCATGTCTTGTCTTGTTATATACTGTATAGTCACTCATGTTATTTTATGAAATTCTTCTTCTTTTTTTCTCTTTTTCTTTTAAGGGAAAATTGTCTAAACAGTGTCTCACCTTTTAAAGAAGCAAAACTTTGGTATCTCATTTTTTAAAAACTTCAAATCAGTATCTAGAACCGTTAGCTCCGTTAAAAAGACTGACGGCAACCATTTTTATTTATAAAATTACCAATTTACCCTTGAGTTTTTATTTTTGTTATTCATTTTGTATAATAAAAAGAGAAATTTGTCATAACGGTACCTCATCTTTTTTTAACGGAGCTAACTGTTCTAGATACCAAACTTTGGTCGAGGTAAGAACATGAGATATTGTTTTGAAGTTTTCTGAAGGTGAGATACCAAATCTTTGCTTCTTCAAAAGGCGAGATAACTGTTTGGACAATTTTTCCTTCTTTTATTCCTTCTAGTGAGGACCCTTAAGTTGAGGACTTAGTGAAGACTTTTTGATTTATGGTTTAAAATACCCAATTTTCGATCACATTTTGACATCTCATCCGTTTAGTTTTTAGGTTTATATGAGTAGATCATTTCTATAAATTTTCAGCCAAATTGGTGTTCGTTAAGATAACAAACTAGATCAAATTAATGGACGAACCAAATATGTCAAATATGAACCGTTCAAGTTTATAATTGATAAATCACACTTATGAATGTCTTAACAATTTTCAATATAGCTGAAAATTTGGAGAAATGATCTACTCATAAATACCTATAAACTGAACGGTCAAGATGTGGATATAAGATCGAAAAGTGGGATGAGGCGAAAAATCTTCACCAAGTCCTCAACTTAAGAGTCCTCACTAGAAGGGCTCCTCTTTTAATAGATCCAACAAAAAGAATTCCCACCAGTCCAATTCACCATGTCTACTTTTATGTAGTAGTGTCCTCTTAGGAATAAATTGGAAAGCCATTTTGCTAGGATTGTAAATCTGGGGTCCATTGATCAGGGAAAATCATTTTCTGAATACGGTGGGAGACGAAAGGATTGGTATTCTTTTGGCTCTCTTTGGTTGGAAAAAAAACAAAAAAACAAAAAACAAAAAACAAAAGGAAATTTGAATGTGAGGAAAGAGGAGCTCAATCTTTTCTGGGATAGACTTCGATTCTGGTTGTCTTTATGGGTGTCAGTTACTTCGGAATTTAGGGTTGATCTTTTCTGCTATTTTGTCAAATTGGAAGGATGTTGTAGTTTAGTTTTATTTATTTATTTTGAGTAGTTCTTTGTTGGTTTTGTCTTTGCTTTCGCTGTTATACTAGTAGCAGATTTCTTATCCACTGTTATTCAGCCTCCTTTTTCTTTACAAAGATTGAGGTATAAATGTGGAATCATGTCTGAATACGGTCTTAATTCAGTCTAATAAGTAACATGTATGTGGAAAGAGGACATTACTGATAGGTGACTGTTAAATGATTATGATGGGCCCAGAAATGATAGACATGTATCTATAAATTAGGTTTCGAGAATCGAGAGCATTGGCGGCTGCTGCAATTTTAGAAAGGAAATGAATGGGAAGAATATAGATAGGAGGGAGTAGAGAAGCCAGAGAAGATACCAAGCCACGGGGTGCCTTTTTAGCGTGGTTAGGCAATGGGAATACTGTGATTCTGTAGACAGTGATTGTCATGGAAAAATAGTTGATCAAAAAGAAAGAAGCCACATGTTTGTATTATCTGTGTAGCGCGTCGAGAGTTTAAACCCAGGAAGAGAGATATAAAGGTATAAAGGAGGGACTGAGAGAGATGATAAAGAGTAAAGTAACAAATATTTTTTTTTGAATTAGAGTAGTGTTCACTAACCAAATTATTTTTGGTTCTTGATTTGATAATCACATTTAAAGTTACTTAAAAATGATCCCAGGATACTCTAATTCAAATTGTGATGATATAGACAAATTGGGATCATTCTTTATTTGACATACAATTGGTCAATTGCAGATGGAGATTTACAGTAGATGTTATAATGACCAACCACTGGTCATTCAAGGAGCTGGAGCTGGCAATGATACTACCGCTGCTGGAGTCCTAGCTGATATCATAGATATTCAAGATTTATTTCCTTGAATTATATCCTTTCAGTGTCATGTTCTGTAATATATATTGGAGAAAGTTACTGCCTATTGCTTAGGAATCTTAAAGTAGGTAATACAATATTCAGAGGAGGTTCTTGTGAACCTACCATGTTGAAAGAATGAACTTGCAGGAACTTGCAATGCAATAACATGGATTTTTCTTGTTTTATTTAATTATTTTTTCGTTACACATTGCATTTTTCCTTTAGAGGTCTTTTTTATCTTGCATAATGTTATCAGAAGAAATGAACTGCGATATAGACAAAACCTAGTACACTGGTGGCACTAATACTTCAAGCTCTGTATCATCTGATTGTTTCTGTTCTCTGCTGACATGGGTGAGAGACCTTCCTTTTCTTGGAGGAGTATCATGAATGCACGTCCCAACTTGCAAGCCAGTCTGTTTTGGAGAATTGGAAACGATACTTAAGTTGCGTTTGGATAAGATTTTTCTTAATTATTGATGAATTCTGAAATGATGAAATTTGGATATTTATCGATTGAAATTCCGTTAATTGCAATTTATATTGTTTGGTTATGTATATTTGGAATTTGAAGTGTGTGATAGATTAAGAAAGTTTAAAAGAAATATAAAATTTTAAAAATCCTTGTTTTGGAAATGAAAATTGAATCCTGTAAAAAAATTTGTAAATGACACTTATTTTTGGTGAAATTCAAGTGAGGAATTTAAATAATGGAGTCGAGTTGCTTCAGGTCCTGCAAGTTTCTAAGGCTGTGATTTATCTCCTATGTCTACTTTGATTGCTGAAACCCGTAGCTTCATTTGATTGTATTGTTTGTTTCACTCCTAGACAGGCTAATGATGTAGCGCATAAGCTAGCAGGGTTTAGCTTTGAATCAGGGATTAGGATCCTCGCCTTGGCTATTTATGGTCCTTGGCTTCCTTGGCTTTTAATCTGCACCGTTCATTAAAAATCTAAAGGTCAGTATCAATCCACCTCAGCAAATGTTATTAAATGCATAAATTGTGCAGTTTTCGATGCTAACACCGTTGCTTTCTTCCTCCAACCTTCTCTTTCTTTTCTCTTGTATCTGATTCTCTTCCACTCTTTTCTTCTTCCTTCTATTTTCTGGGTGATGAAAGCTTCAAAACAACTCTATCTCTCTCTCTCTCTCTCTCTCTCCTCCTCTCTCTCTCTCTATATATATATATCAATTTGATCTGAATTCATCTTCTTTAGCAATTTCTATCCAATTTAGTAACTGGGTTTTCTCTCTCTTTCAATTTGATCTCATATTCTCTTACCAATTTTTACCCAAGTGAATTAAGAACTGAGTCTTTCAATTTAATCTGGGTTCATCTTCTTTGAGCAATTTCTATCCAACGTAACAACTGGGTTTTCCTTCATCTGCTTCATATAAGCGCTTATTCCCATTTTATCCATCATGGGTTCCCAGAATTCTTTACAATTTCTCCAAATCTTCTTCGCGACGAGCTGATTTTCAGGGATTTAATTACTTCATGAGTCCTGGGAATTTAGATATCTTATGAGTGATGACTTCTTCTGGAAATTTGGATATTTCATATTGAATATGACATTTCCTAGTTTATAAAATGGAGTTGAATGATACTTCAGCTCGTGGACGAGGTGAATTGAGGAAGACGTTCAAGTGCAGGTCCAGGCAAAAGGCCAAATAACATAAAGTTAGACGTCGTTAAGGCCAACTAACAGGAGGATACGAAAAGTTTGCATTTAATATCAATTTTGCTGACGTGGTTATTTATTAACTGTTGGATCTTTCATCAACGGCTGAAATAAAAAGTTGAGGATACCCAAGGACTGTAAGCAGCCAAGGAGAGGATCCTAATCCTTGAATCAGATGTCCATGTGAACTGGTTTGGTCCTGCTCCAGAATTTATCCTGGATGCCCTATTGGCCTATTGTACGATTCTCAACGTATATGCATATTAATAAAAAGGGTGCGTCTATTGTCACCTCATAAGTTATTTTATTTATCCTATATATTGTTGATTTATTAAAATATTAAAATAATATGATGTAAAATTACAGCAAGGGACAATAAGTTGTTACAAATTACATTTTTTTTCTTTTCTTTTTTTCTTTGTTGGTGATTTGTCTATCTTTTTACTCATAATTTCCCATATCGATTTTGTATATAAATTCTTATGGACGACTATTGTACCGTGTTTATGAACAACACATAGATCAGTTCAAAAACTCAAAAGTATAGAAGGCGTTGATACTAGAGATACATTTACAGACATTGTGCATCATGATATCGCCTGATACTATTGAGTTGTTAAATTTGAGAGTTTTTTCTTATCTTTTAACTGAGATTTATATTTTAATGTGAATTTTTTTTGTTCAGTTGGTGATTTTACTTACCTTGAGCAAATTTGAATTTGACAAAATATATGTAGGGTGAGAAAAGAATAAAGGGTGAACAAAGTATAATTGAGAAAAATGTATTTTATGTATTGTTAATGGGTGAACAAAATAGATTTATAATTAAAATTATACGAGTAAGATGTGAAAAGAATACGGGGTGAGTAAAGCGGTTGTTAAAAAAAAAAAAAACTCTTCCCTTAATCTTTCGCACGGTGTAATGAATTTTCTCCGAGACATGCATGACTCTTGACGGCAAACAATAACAATAGTTGTAACCAACACAAGAACGGAAACATTCCATTACTTATTTGGAATAACATGATGATAATATATCAGAAATCTGCTACTTGAGTTTGATCAAAATAGCAGCCTGTAGGTCCTCCATCTGGTAGAAGAGCCAACTTGAGAGGACCTGCTGCTCCCTCTTGCACTGTCATTGTTCCGGTATGCCAGTTGATATCGGTGTTGACAAAACCAGGATGCACACAGTTGATACACATTTTGGGATACTTTTTGGCCAGGATTCTTGTGTAGGCATTCAGGGTTGCCTTTGAAATGCTATATGAAGGCAGCATCATTGTCCATCCATTGGCTTCAAGTGAGTTTTCTTTGAAATCATGCAGAAATCTTCTGAGAACTGCATCCACTTTCTCCTCTGTCAATGCTTCTACATTACCAAGTTCATTTCTTATCTCTTCACTTGGAATCCTCTGCATTGCAAATGAATCAATGATATATTGTTGGTTACATTGCAATTTGGTTTGATCATTTGCTAGTCAATTAGGAGTTGCAAATTGAGATCATATCCAGAATTTTTTATTTTTTCAACAGAAGACAAATAGGTCAATGGTTAGAGGAAGAGGTTCATACATAAATCTGTTCAACCTCAGTATCATAACAGAACATGTCAGACTACTTATGGAGAGGAAAGTGTGTTCCCGGGGTCTAGTTGATGAACGACAACAAAAATGTATGTGAAGATGGATTTACCTTGAGTTCACTCCTGAGAGAGGAGACATTGACAATCCTTGCTCCTGCAGTAGAGAGTTTCAAGAGTGGGAGAAGTGCCTCTGTCACTCTTTTGACACCATAGTAATTAGTGTTCAAGCATTCCTCAGCCTTGTCGTAAGTATGTTTTATACAACCTTGAATTTTGTTGACTGCTTGACCTGAAAGCTGAATCAAAGACAAAACAATGTCTTGTCAATTCAATTAGTTATCCAGAATGTGGTAATTGATTGCTGTTAGTGATCCAATATCAAGTAGTTTGATTACCCAAGTGGTGGGATCAATGTTCAGGGCTTTGAGTTCTTCCTCATCGACCAAAACTCCACTAGCTCCAGCATTGTTAACCTGAACTTGCAGCAACCAAACCCATAAACGATTGATGCGATTCCGCCGAACATTCAGATCGACAGTCTAACAACCTAACGCTAGCTAAAATAACAGTTGGTGACATAAAACACGAGTCTTAATTACCAAGATATCAAGCCTGCCGAAGGTGTCACGGGTGAAGTTAGCCAAAGATTGCACACTGAGTGGATCTGTGACATCAAGCTGATGGAAGAGTACATTGGCATGAAGATGATGGTCATGGTGGAGCTTGGCAGTGGCCTCCCTTCCCCTTTTCTCATCCCTCGCCGTCAACACCACCACCACGCCTCGGCAAGCCAGTTGCCGCACCACCTCAAACCCGATACCCTTGTTTGCTCCGGTAACCACCGCGTACCTACACCGCCACCATCACTAGCTATGTTAGTTACTTGATCTGGCTAGCTAGATGGTTAGGTTGTGAAGTGAAGTAAGAACATACACACACACACGTACCTCCCTGCTCCCTGTGGTTCAATGCTTCCCATCGTTCAAGTACTCTGTGGATCTCAAAAGGTAAGTAAATTGGTAGTGGATCCAACTGGTGCTTGAAACTAATTAACTACCCATAGGTTGATTAAAACAATTTCTTAGAAAGGACAAACGGGGCTGGCTGCATGTAGTCAATATTTCTATGCATAAAATGATTGATAAATGAATACGAATCACGAGTATCACGGGGACTACTGGGTCCTCCATTTCCTTATAATAGTTTGGATCTTGTATTCTTGTCACTTGTTGCTAGGTTTTTATTTTGAGAAATCTTCGTGTCTCCACTCTTGTGTCTCGGTCAATTTGATACTTAAATTTACAAAGCTGTCAATATAGTAACAAAACTCTTATTTTGCTATCAATGACATACTTGTTAAATTTTGTAACTGTTAAAGTGTAGACAACAAAAAAATGGTAGATATGTCTTTTAATAATGTTTTTTTTATATATATACCTTACTTAGTAAGACTAAGACTTACCATTCTAAGAACGAGCCTTCAACATGCCACTTTTTCACCTAAACGATTTCTTGTCTATGTGGTTACTATCTTGGCAGAATCACTGCTGTTTAATATAGAAAACTTCTTAGTTCTTAAAAGCAAAGTATTTGTAAAATAAAAACATAAAACATATTTAATTATGCATATATTAGGTAAATAATTTTTGTGACGAAGTGATGGCACAACATAGAATTTATTTATTCAATCATAAATACAGATATAAAACTCAGAGTCTCGCTCTCTAGTAAACAACTAAACTGTTTAGTTATTCATACTTGTAATTACAAGACAAACACTTGCTTGTAATAAAAACACACCACACTAGATGATTACAGTCGGGAAACACTTCTACACAGTAAGTAAGAACACTCTTATTCTGACTATACTAGAAGAACTGTATTCTGTCTGTCTTACTTCTTGAGAAAGGTTAAGAGAACTTCTATATCAAGTTTCTAATGTTTTCTTACTGACGACTAAGGCTCCTTATATAGAGAGTGGACTCCAAACTGAAATTAAAACCTATCTAAAACTAAGTGGACGACATGATGAATCTTATTTTGATAAGGTTTTAACTATACTTTTTGAAAAAGTAAAGTCTTTTGTTTTCATGCATCGGCTGCCACTAACTTCTTATCAGAAAGAAAAGTTTATTGTTTTGATGCTGTAACGCCCTGAACCTAGTTTTACTGGTCAATGAACGGTAAAAGGTTGTAAGAATTAATTTACATTCATTTTGTTTATTTAGAAAAAAAAAAAAAAAAGAGAAAAAAAAAAAGAAGGAGACGGGAAGAGTCTAGAAGAGGGGGACTTTTTGACTTAAAGGGGATTTTGGGAAAGAAAAGAGGGGGGAGCAGCCTTCTTCTGTTTCTCTCCCTCACGCGCCGCCGGCAGTGGCGGCCGGCCTCCATGGCCGATCACCGATTCTAGCTACAAACTATACACCAAATCGTTCCTCTCAACTCGTTCCTCTCAACACCCACTGCAACTTCTGTAACTATTACAAACACCAATTCAAAGTAAAAGTCAGAAAATTACCTTGAGACAGATTAGTTCAAAACTCTAGGATTCGAAGTTTCCTTTGATTCTCCATCCACGTTTTGAATCGACTCAAACCCTTTAGAGGGTTTACTATGCTAGAAAACCCCAACAAAACTTGGGTGGTCTCACCGGAATAGATGACCGGAGGAGGGAGAATGAACCGGGACACCATA from Fragaria vesca subsp. vesca linkage group LG3, FraVesHawaii_1.0, whole genome shotgun sequence harbors:
- the LOC101298207 gene encoding (+)-neomenthol dehydrogenase-like produces the protein MGSIEPQGAGRYAVVTGANKGIGFEVVRQLACRGVVVVLTARDEKRGREATAKLHHDHHLHANVLFHQLDVTDPLSVQSLANFTRDTFGRLDILVNNAGASGVLVDEEELKALNIDPTTWLSGQAVNKIQGCIKHTYDKAEECLNTNYYGVKRVTEALLPLLKLSTAGARIVNVSSLRSELKRIPSEEIRNELGNVEALTEEKVDAVLRRFLHDFKENSLEANGWTMMLPSYSISKATLNAYTRILAKKYPKMCINCVHPGFVNTDINWHTGTMTVQEGAAGPLKLALLPDGGPTGCYFDQTQVADF
- the LOC101297917 gene encoding bifunctional aspartokinase/homoserine dehydrogenase-like; amino-acid sequence: MKKVIPLILMGCGGVGRQLLQHIVSCRPLHAKQGIHLRVVGVSDSKSLVVASSMELSDNSLLQLCRIKSDGSSLQTLAASGQVDVFTNPESIKKITDIAALLGKSTGLALVDCSASSETIPLLTQAVDLGCCIVMANKKPLTSAMEDYDKLISRPRHIRHESTVGAGLPVISSLHRVLSSGDPVRRIIGSLSGTLGYVMSEVEDGKPIGEVVRSAKNLGYTEPDPRDDLSGMDVARKALILARLLGWRINLDDIKIQSLYPKEMAPGIMSVEEFLGSGLQLLDKGIKERVSMASLSGNVLRYVCVIEASRCEVGIQELAKDSPLGRLRGSDNVMEIYSRCYNDQPLVIQGAGAGNDTTAAGVLADIIDIQDLFP